The Prosthecobacter sp. genome has a segment encoding these proteins:
- a CDS encoding PSD1 and planctomycete cytochrome C domain-containing protein → MRHTRRHLSLLLVAAFPAAAAPLTFEKDVRPILKAHCFQCHGEEGVTKSGLDVRLARFILKGGKSGPAVVPGNAETSHLIELVKAGEMPKDKAKLKDRDIATLEAWVAQGAKTARPEPEKLGPEHAFTDEERAWWSLQPLQAVKPPQRAKSEGQRGSDSLPSALGSSLSSIDAFIAAKFTEKGLSFSPEADPVTFIRRASFDLIGLPPAPAEVDAFVAAYIKNPASSIENLIDRLLASPHYGERWGRHWLDAAGYADSEGFGEKDLERKWAWKYRDYVINALNKDKPFDQFVREQLAGDEMMPKPFDKLSADSIEMLTATGFLRMSPNGTAEKNDPETQNANIADTIKMVGTSLYGLTIGCAQCHDHRYDPISQADYYRLRAVFEPGFDTKAWRNPANRLVSLLTDAQAVEAAKIEAEAKKIDVARLAKTEEFITEVLEKELAKAPEQDRDALRTAYRTEVKKRTADQTKLLKAWPRVNQLSAGSLYLYDTTNKTKHAATLKKMTEEATAVRDTKPKEEFLHAFAEVPKKPELVPATFIFNRGQHDQPKEKVGPSDLTVLASHRKIELPEKDPALPTTGRRLALANALTDGKHPLLARVMVNRVWMHHFGKGIVASPGDFGQLGSMPTHPELLDWLATEFMRNGWSLKQLHRQIMTSRTYRQASTRDATRDRIDPDNALLSRMNVRRLEAEILRDTLLAVGGKLNPKVGGAPVPVMFNEEGQVVIGIDTTDTAGRPSGKVIPLNGDEFRRSIYVQARRSRQLEMFATFDAPIMEPSCDVRSVTTVSPQSLLLMNSSIMRVHAQQFSQRVQTEGGKELPDQIRLAWKLVHGKAPSESDVQQGVEFVQAQTEFYKANPTPLEVQLGAPLKTPGDPAFLGLTALCHALLSSNALLYVD, encoded by the coding sequence ATGCGTCACACACGTCGTCATCTCTCACTGTTGCTTGTCGCGGCCTTTCCAGCCGCAGCCGCACCGCTGACCTTTGAAAAGGACGTGCGCCCGATCCTGAAGGCGCACTGTTTTCAGTGCCACGGCGAGGAAGGGGTGACGAAGAGTGGTCTCGATGTGCGGTTGGCGCGATTCATCCTCAAAGGCGGCAAAAGTGGACCCGCTGTCGTTCCCGGCAATGCGGAGACGAGTCATCTCATCGAACTCGTGAAGGCAGGCGAGATGCCGAAGGACAAAGCGAAGCTCAAGGATCGTGACATTGCCACGCTCGAAGCCTGGGTCGCGCAAGGAGCCAAGACCGCACGCCCCGAGCCGGAAAAGCTCGGGCCTGAGCATGCTTTCACGGATGAGGAACGGGCGTGGTGGTCGTTGCAGCCGCTTCAGGCGGTCAAACCGCCGCAAAGAGCAAAGAGCGAAGGGCAAAGGGGTTCTGACTCTCTGCCCTCTGCCCTTGGCTCTTCGCTTAGTTCCATCGACGCCTTCATTGCCGCCAAGTTCACGGAAAAAGGACTCTCGTTCTCGCCTGAAGCCGATCCCGTCACGTTCATCCGTCGTGCGAGCTTTGATTTGATCGGCCTGCCGCCCGCTCCTGCTGAAGTCGATGCCTTTGTCGCCGCTTACATCAAGAATCCAGCCTCCAGCATCGAGAATCTGATCGATCGCCTTCTTGCCAGTCCGCACTACGGCGAACGCTGGGGTCGCCACTGGCTGGATGCCGCCGGTTATGCGGACAGTGAAGGATTTGGCGAGAAGGATCTGGAGCGCAAATGGGCATGGAAGTATCGCGACTACGTCATCAACGCGCTCAACAAGGACAAGCCCTTCGATCAGTTCGTGCGCGAGCAGCTTGCGGGCGATGAGATGATGCCGAAGCCCTTCGATAAACTCTCGGCGGACTCGATTGAAATGCTCACCGCCACTGGCTTCCTGCGCATGTCGCCGAATGGCACGGCGGAGAAGAATGATCCTGAGACGCAGAACGCGAACATCGCCGACACGATCAAGATGGTCGGCACCTCTCTCTATGGCCTGACCATCGGCTGCGCCCAGTGCCACGATCATCGTTATGATCCAATCTCACAGGCGGATTACTACCGGCTGCGGGCCGTGTTTGAGCCTGGCTTTGACACGAAAGCGTGGCGCAATCCCGCCAACCGGCTCGTTTCGCTGCTCACGGATGCGCAGGCCGTCGAGGCCGCCAAGATCGAGGCCGAGGCCAAAAAAATCGATGTCGCACGGCTGGCGAAGACGGAGGAGTTCATCACCGAGGTTTTGGAAAAGGAACTGGCGAAGGCCCCTGAGCAAGATCGTGACGCCCTGCGCACCGCTTATCGCACCGAGGTGAAAAAACGCACGGCCGATCAGACGAAGCTGCTCAAAGCCTGGCCGCGTGTGAACCAGCTCAGCGCCGGTTCTCTGTATCTCTACGACACGACCAACAAGACCAAGCACGCCGCCACGCTCAAGAAGATGACCGAGGAAGCGACGGCGGTGCGTGACACGAAGCCGAAGGAGGAATTTCTCCATGCTTTCGCCGAAGTGCCGAAGAAGCCGGAACTGGTGCCTGCCACGTTCATCTTCAACCGCGGCCAGCATGATCAGCCGAAGGAAAAAGTCGGCCCCAGTGATCTGACAGTGCTCGCCTCTCACCGGAAGATCGAACTGCCGGAAAAAGATCCGGCGCTGCCCACCACCGGCCGCCGCCTCGCTCTCGCCAATGCGTTGACCGATGGCAAGCACCCGCTGCTGGCCCGCGTGATGGTGAACCGCGTGTGGATGCATCATTTCGGCAAGGGTATCGTCGCCAGCCCCGGCGATTTCGGCCAGCTCGGCAGCATGCCCACGCATCCCGAGCTGCTCGACTGGCTGGCGACGGAGTTCATGCGCAACGGCTGGAGCTTGAAGCAGCTTCATCGCCAGATCATGACCTCGCGCACCTACCGGCAGGCTTCGACGCGTGACGCCACGCGTGACCGCATTGATCCCGACAACGCCTTGCTCAGTCGCATGAACGTGCGTCGCCTGGAGGCGGAAATCCTCCGCGACACGCTGCTCGCCGTGGGTGGCAAATTGAATCCGAAAGTCGGCGGCGCTCCCGTTCCTGTCATGTTCAACGAGGAAGGGCAGGTGGTCATCGGCATCGACACCACCGACACCGCCGGTCGTCCTTCGGGCAAAGTCATCCCGCTCAATGGCGATGAATTCCGCCGCAGCATCTACGTGCAGGCTCGCCGCTCGCGCCAGTTGGAGATGTTCGCCACCTTTGATGCGCCGATCATGGAGCCAAGCTGCGATGTACGCTCCGTCACCACCGTCAGCCCGCAGAGCCTGCTGCTCATGAACAGCTCAATCATGCGTGTGCATGCCCAGCAGTTCTCTCAGCGCGTGCAGACCGAGGGCGGCAAAGAACTGCCCGATCAAATCCGCCTCGCCTGGAAACTCGTGCATGGGAAAGCCCCCTCCGAATCCGACGTGCAGCAGGGTGTCGAGTTCGTGCAGGCGCAGACCGAGTTCTACAAGGCCAATCCCACCCCGCTTGAGGTCCAGCTCGGCGCGCCTTTGAAAACACCCGGCGATCCCGCCTTTCTCGGCCTCACCGCCCTCTGCCATGCGCTGTTGAGCTCGAATGCGCTGCTGTATGTGGATTGA
- a CDS encoding WXG100 family type VII secretion target, translated as MAQAIMNPEEVRRFAQELKRFNTDMQQRASALQSRFSSLGETWQDAEHEKFATEFVTTMKAIKKFMEMSEQHTPFLLRKAQRIEDYLNQR; from the coding sequence ATGGCCCAGGCAATCATGAATCCCGAGGAGGTCCGGCGCTTTGCGCAGGAACTGAAACGCTTCAACACGGACATGCAGCAGCGTGCCTCCGCGCTGCAAAGTCGCTTTTCCTCCCTCGGCGAGACCTGGCAGGATGCGGAGCATGAGAAATTCGCCACGGAGTTCGTCACCACCATGAAGGCCATCAAGAAATTCATGGAGATGTCCGAGCAGCACACGCCCTTCCTGCTCCGCAAAGCCCAACGCATCGAGGACTACCTGAACCAGCGTTGA
- a CDS encoding FtsK/SpoIIIE domain-containing protein, whose protein sequence is MNSSLDLRASRILALHTSLRAAIGDFAQRSEQISREIRARRYTAEQNHLQQLETFDAENSSAFGETAARWDEYAQSIHARHAARATAFKRYQDRIKRDLPAMTQKERERWLGKQQMRRLQADSLRKRGLQEADHVVNALLERLNAAKDRLLAVLKSSGERLNRKGTPHAEGGLTLADIPARVEAIEAQAQSLEDQLGSGKSTGLFKMFSKPSVDLRQLTQAVSDYEACVEELNIARETEAARLQAEYEATDSQVTAEWSRAEEVGEKYRAAMLKRLATQIPACLARNERLLALSLQRFEAQKAASLTEVSGPAAQQRQQIMDQHAAAMAAMDSAAAKRWNDLLAEWNQKMPPLLAQVDEISCHTASHFVPWSTDYQPRAVFPHASRFGQLNLDLSAPAALFAKDTPLSLASHEHIALPLALAFPQEGSLLIETDDDGGKWVADVMNGIVFRLLSFAPPGKAAFTIIDPVGLGQNFAGLMHLADYEPALINRRIWTQRDHIEERLAELNEHVEKVIQMYLRNEYATITEYNEQAGSVAEKYHFLVIAGLPAAFSETAMARLKSIVMSGARCGVFVLIHWDRRQPLPEGLVAEDLRKNCLRLVREKGVVTFGGITTLALDPAPPDAIAAELAHQIGQASIDSNRVQVPFSVVAPDEMWSESTTNELRIAIGRTGATKLQYLAIGKGTKQHALLAGKTGSGKSTLLHIIITNLALTCSPDEVEFYLIDFKKGVEFKCYADAKLPHAKVIAIESDREFALSVLQRIDEELKRRGELYRKIGSQDLAGYKRAGGTEPMPRSMLIIDEFQEFFVEDDAVAQGAALLLDRIVRQGRAFGIHVFLGSQTLGGAYTLARTTLGQMVIRIALQCNEADAALIMDDSNTAPRLLSRPGEGIYNDAAGAVEGNSPFQVVWLTDEERDANLVKVAQLALQRGFGTKRPIVFEGNMPADVRDNALLATTLANPPLKVPADPKCWLGLPNAIKGPTEALFPRQSGRHLLLVGQNDEAIAAIMGLGMLALTAQHPHGQAPQFYLIHSALPGTPDCEFLEGIAHDRAKISQGHEAPEFIAEIHAEMKRRSDEGSAGAPPIFLLIHGLQKFRKLRHEEDFSFGGDDAPKPGNQLNDIIAEGPPLGIHLITSLDTLNNINRCLSRKAVSELGMRVLFQMSANDSASLIDSPKASTLGLHRALFYSEHESRLETFRPFALPDAGWVEDATRVLSL, encoded by the coding sequence GTGAACAGCTCCCTTGACCTCCGCGCTTCGCGCATCCTTGCCCTGCATACCTCGCTGCGCGCCGCCATCGGCGATTTCGCACAGCGCAGCGAGCAGATCTCCCGCGAGATTCGTGCCCGGCGTTACACGGCGGAGCAGAATCATCTCCAGCAGCTCGAAACCTTCGACGCGGAGAACAGCTCGGCTTTCGGCGAGACCGCGGCACGGTGGGATGAATACGCGCAGTCCATCCACGCGCGGCATGCGGCGCGCGCCACCGCCTTCAAACGCTATCAGGACCGCATCAAGCGCGACCTCCCTGCCATGACGCAGAAGGAGCGCGAGCGCTGGCTCGGCAAGCAGCAGATGCGCCGCTTGCAGGCAGATTCCCTGCGCAAACGCGGCCTTCAGGAGGCGGATCATGTCGTCAACGCGCTGCTCGAACGTCTCAATGCCGCGAAAGACCGCCTGCTGGCTGTTTTGAAGAGCTCGGGGGAGCGTCTCAATCGCAAGGGCACGCCACACGCCGAGGGTGGGCTCACGCTGGCGGACATTCCCGCCCGGGTCGAGGCCATCGAGGCACAGGCGCAGAGTTTGGAGGATCAACTTGGCTCGGGCAAAAGCACCGGACTGTTCAAGATGTTTTCCAAGCCCAGCGTGGATCTGCGGCAATTGACCCAGGCAGTGTCCGATTACGAGGCCTGCGTGGAGGAGTTGAACATCGCGCGGGAAACTGAAGCGGCCCGCCTTCAGGCCGAGTACGAGGCCACCGACTCGCAAGTCACCGCTGAATGGAGCCGCGCCGAGGAGGTGGGTGAGAAATACCGCGCGGCGATGCTCAAGCGGCTGGCCACGCAGATTCCCGCCTGCCTGGCGCGCAATGAACGGCTCCTCGCCCTCAGTCTTCAGCGTTTTGAGGCCCAAAAAGCCGCCAGTCTGACGGAGGTAAGTGGTCCTGCCGCGCAGCAGCGCCAGCAGATCATGGATCAGCATGCCGCCGCGATGGCAGCGATGGATTCGGCTGCTGCAAAACGCTGGAACGATCTTCTGGCCGAATGGAATCAAAAGATGCCGCCCCTGCTGGCACAAGTGGATGAGATCAGTTGCCACACCGCCTCCCACTTCGTGCCGTGGAGCACGGATTATCAGCCGCGCGCCGTGTTCCCCCATGCCAGTCGTTTCGGGCAGCTCAATCTCGATTTAAGCGCTCCTGCGGCGCTGTTTGCCAAGGACACGCCACTCAGTCTCGCCAGTCATGAGCATATCGCGCTGCCACTCGCGCTCGCGTTTCCGCAGGAAGGTTCGTTGCTCATCGAAACCGATGACGATGGCGGCAAATGGGTGGCCGATGTGATGAATGGCATCGTCTTCCGCCTTCTGAGCTTCGCGCCACCGGGGAAGGCCGCTTTCACGATCATCGACCCGGTCGGTCTAGGGCAAAACTTCGCCGGTTTGATGCATCTGGCCGATTACGAGCCCGCGCTCATCAATCGCCGTATCTGGACGCAGCGCGATCACATCGAGGAGCGCCTCGCCGAGCTCAACGAGCACGTCGAGAAGGTCATCCAGATGTATCTGCGCAATGAATACGCGACGATCACCGAGTACAACGAGCAGGCAGGCAGCGTGGCGGAGAAATATCATTTCCTCGTCATCGCAGGACTGCCCGCCGCGTTCAGCGAAACGGCGATGGCACGTTTGAAGAGCATCGTGATGAGCGGCGCGCGCTGCGGCGTGTTTGTGCTCATTCACTGGGACCGCCGTCAGCCGCTGCCGGAGGGACTCGTGGCGGAGGATCTGCGCAAGAACTGCCTGCGCCTCGTGCGGGAGAAGGGCGTTGTTACCTTCGGTGGCATCACCACGCTCGCGCTCGATCCTGCGCCGCCGGATGCCATCGCCGCCGAGCTGGCGCACCAGATCGGCCAGGCCAGCATCGACTCGAATCGCGTGCAGGTGCCGTTCAGTGTCGTCGCACCAGATGAAATGTGGTCTGAGAGCACCACCAACGAGCTGCGCATCGCCATCGGCCGCACGGGTGCCACGAAGCTGCAATACCTTGCCATTGGCAAAGGCACGAAGCAGCACGCGCTGCTCGCGGGCAAGACCGGCTCCGGCAAATCCACGCTGCTGCACATCATCATCACCAATCTCGCGCTCACGTGCAGCCCGGATGAGGTCGAGTTCTATCTCATCGACTTCAAGAAAGGCGTTGAGTTCAAGTGCTACGCCGACGCGAAGTTGCCGCATGCCAAGGTCATCGCCATCGAGAGCGACCGTGAATTTGCGCTCAGCGTGCTGCAACGCATCGACGAGGAGCTGAAGCGTCGTGGTGAATTGTATCGCAAGATCGGCTCGCAGGATCTGGCCGGTTACAAGCGTGCCGGTGGCACGGAACCGATGCCGCGCAGCATGCTCATCATTGACGAGTTTCAGGAGTTCTTTGTCGAGGACGATGCCGTGGCGCAGGGAGCCGCGTTGCTGCTGGACCGCATCGTCCGTCAGGGTCGTGCCTTTGGCATCCATGTCTTCCTCGGTTCGCAGACACTCGGCGGCGCGTACACGCTCGCACGCACCACGCTCGGCCAGATGGTCATCCGCATCGCGCTTCAGTGCAACGAGGCCGACGCCGCGCTCATCATGGACGACAGCAACACCGCGCCGCGGTTGCTCTCACGTCCGGGCGAAGGCATCTACAACGACGCCGCTGGTGCCGTCGAGGGGAACAGCCCCTTCCAGGTCGTCTGGCTCACCGACGAGGAACGGGATGCGAACCTCGTCAAAGTCGCGCAACTCGCGCTTCAGCGCGGCTTCGGCACAAAACGCCCCATCGTCTTCGAGGGCAACATGCCCGCCGATGTGCGAGACAACGCGCTGCTCGCCACCACGCTTGCCAATCCTCCGCTCAAAGTTCCCGCTGATCCCAAGTGCTGGCTCGGCCTGCCAAATGCCATTAAAGGCCCCACTGAAGCGCTTTTCCCGCGTCAGAGCGGCCGTCATCTGCTGCTCGTCGGCCAGAACGACGAGGCCATCGCTGCCATCATGGGGTTGGGCATGCTCGCGCTCACAGCACAGCATCCACACGGGCAGGCACCGCAGTTCTACCTCATCCACAGCGCTCTCCCCGGCACGCCGGACTGCGAATTCCTCGAAGGCATCGCGCACGATCGCGCCAAGATCAGCCAGGGCCACGAAGCGCCCGAGTTCATCGCCGAAATCCATGCGGAGATGAAACGCCGCAGCGACGAAGGCAGCGCGGGCGCTCCGCCCATCTTCCTGCTCATCCACGGCCTGCAAAAGTTCCGCAAACTCCGTCACGAGGAGGATTTCTCC